A window from Trinickia violacea encodes these proteins:
- a CDS encoding alpha/beta fold hydrolase: MFALRKSIFIAVMAAMGSTMAHAETGTAAKEIVIVHGALVDGSGWRGVYDILSKDGYHVSIVQEPLTSLDEDVDATKRVIDRLPGPVVLVGHSYGGSVITDAGADPKVSALVYVAALQPDKGEATGQLLQKFAAPNDAMRASPDKYFYIPPARFRETYAQDLPPSDAQFLADSQQPLAQKAVAAPLPVAAWRSKPSYAVLTTQDRVVSPQLQRWMYQRSGAKVTEVSAGHAVYISHPDEVARVIEAAAK; the protein is encoded by the coding sequence ATGTTCGCACTGCGAAAGAGTATTTTCATTGCCGTCATGGCTGCCATGGGCAGCACGATGGCCCACGCCGAGACTGGAACGGCGGCCAAAGAAATCGTCATTGTTCACGGCGCGCTCGTGGACGGCTCGGGCTGGCGCGGCGTCTACGACATCCTCTCGAAAGACGGCTACCACGTGAGTATCGTGCAAGAACCGCTGACGAGCCTCGACGAGGACGTCGACGCGACCAAACGCGTCATCGATCGGCTGCCGGGCCCGGTCGTGCTCGTCGGTCATAGCTATGGCGGCTCCGTGATCACGGACGCAGGCGCCGACCCGAAGGTCAGCGCACTCGTCTATGTCGCCGCACTCCAACCCGACAAAGGAGAAGCCACCGGTCAACTCTTGCAGAAGTTTGCCGCGCCGAACGATGCCATGCGCGCCTCGCCGGATAAGTACTTCTACATCCCGCCGGCGAGATTCCGCGAAACCTACGCGCAGGATCTTCCGCCTTCAGACGCGCAATTCCTGGCGGACTCGCAGCAGCCACTTGCGCAGAAAGCCGTGGCAGCCCCATTGCCTGTCGCGGCATGGCGAAGCAAGCCTAGCTATGCGGTGCTGACCACTCAGGATCGTGTCGTGAGCCCTCAGCTTCAGCGCTGGATGTATCAACGCTCGGGCGCCAAGGTTACCGAAGTGAGCGCAGGCCACGCTGTCTATATCTCGCATCCTGACGAGGTCGCTCGAGTCATCGAGGCTGCCGCAAAGTAG
- a CDS encoding GlxA family transcriptional regulator, which yields MRIFVLALEGVFDTGLTIVLDALMTANELARATGIAIPDFEITVAGMRPEVRTALGLQVPVRDVADAPAPDWVVVPAINRTTTDLLVPSLGRADVIDALGALRSWHGAGAHIGAACTGTFVLAESGLLNGLEATTTWWLSPVFRQRYPDVHLDAHRIVVPSGNTVTAGAALSHLDLALWLIRNNSPELAALVGKYLVFDSRPSQSAFAISDHLAHSDPLVERFDRWVREHLDTAIALDDVADVLATSTRTLTRRLNEVLGKTPVEYIQDLRVERAVHLLKTSKDSVDRIAEQVGYADGVTLRTLLRRRLGKGVRELRAP from the coding sequence ATGAGGATTTTTGTTCTGGCACTCGAAGGTGTGTTCGACACGGGCCTCACCATCGTGCTCGATGCCTTGATGACGGCCAACGAGCTTGCGCGCGCGACGGGGATCGCCATACCGGACTTCGAGATCACCGTGGCCGGGATGCGACCGGAGGTGCGCACCGCGCTTGGGCTGCAGGTGCCCGTCCGCGATGTGGCAGACGCCCCTGCGCCGGATTGGGTCGTCGTACCGGCGATCAACAGGACGACAACGGACCTGCTCGTGCCTTCGCTCGGTCGGGCCGACGTGATCGATGCGCTCGGTGCATTGCGCTCGTGGCACGGTGCCGGCGCTCATATCGGGGCCGCCTGCACGGGTACCTTCGTGCTGGCCGAAAGCGGCTTGCTCAATGGGCTCGAAGCCACGACCACCTGGTGGCTCTCGCCGGTGTTCCGGCAGCGTTACCCCGACGTGCACCTGGACGCGCATCGCATCGTCGTTCCCAGCGGCAACACAGTGACGGCAGGGGCCGCTCTGAGCCATCTCGACCTTGCGCTCTGGCTGATCCGCAACAACAGCCCCGAGCTTGCGGCGCTCGTAGGCAAGTACCTTGTATTCGATTCGCGGCCGTCGCAGTCCGCCTTTGCGATCTCCGACCACTTGGCCCATTCGGACCCGCTCGTCGAACGTTTCGACCGCTGGGTGCGCGAGCACCTCGACACGGCAATCGCACTCGACGACGTCGCGGATGTATTGGCGACAAGCACGCGGACCTTGACGCGACGCCTGAATGAGGTGCTCGGTAAGACGCCCGTCGAGTACATACAGGATCTGCGGGTCGAGCGCGCCGTTCATCTGCTGAAAACGAGCAAGGACAGCGTGGATCGCATCGCCGAGCAAGTCGGCTACGCAGATGGTGTCACTTTGCGCACGCTACTGCGGCGGCGGCTAGGTAAGGGGGTCCGTGAACTGCGGGCGCCGTGA
- a CDS encoding LysR family transcriptional regulator, giving the protein MESVRTLKYFLAVVDAGSVTGAASHLGMAQPALSQAITRLEQDLGVKLLARTRRGAALTPAGEAIVEDIRLSVSRIEAAERRARDIGAQRGGRLTIGFASAALFEVMPKAIRALRLEVPNVELTLREMSNAEQASALESGEIDIGLLHTPVAVSGRMREKLIVRERLQAVVHESHPLGADGKLGLADLARIGLVWFPHGQLPVVRAGILSAFRKFGCEANIVQEANRSLTVLACVASGCGASLLPQSVKALQFAGVRVCEVREGDALPFFELSAIWPHRSRPTLADKFAALLSPR; this is encoded by the coding sequence ATGGAATCCGTCCGCACGCTCAAGTATTTTCTCGCTGTCGTCGATGCCGGCAGCGTCACCGGCGCGGCCAGCCACCTCGGCATGGCGCAACCTGCGCTCAGTCAGGCCATCACGCGGTTGGAGCAGGATCTTGGCGTGAAGCTCCTTGCGAGAACGCGCCGCGGCGCGGCGCTCACGCCAGCTGGTGAGGCGATCGTCGAGGACATCCGGCTGAGCGTGTCGCGAATCGAGGCGGCCGAAAGGCGTGCTCGTGATATCGGCGCGCAGCGTGGCGGGAGACTCACGATCGGCTTCGCGTCGGCGGCGCTGTTCGAGGTGATGCCCAAGGCGATCAGGGCACTGCGCCTCGAGGTGCCCAACGTCGAACTGACGCTGCGCGAGATGAGCAACGCCGAGCAGGCTAGCGCGCTTGAATCCGGCGAGATCGACATTGGCCTGCTCCATACGCCGGTTGCCGTGAGCGGGCGAATGCGCGAGAAGCTGATCGTGCGTGAACGGCTGCAGGCGGTCGTGCACGAATCGCATCCGCTCGGTGCCGACGGCAAGCTGGGCCTCGCGGATCTTGCGCGCATCGGGCTCGTTTGGTTTCCGCATGGCCAGTTGCCGGTGGTGCGCGCCGGCATCCTTAGCGCGTTTCGCAAATTCGGCTGCGAGGCCAATATCGTGCAGGAGGCGAATCGGTCGCTGACGGTGCTCGCTTGTGTTGCGTCTGGCTGTGGAGCTTCATTGCTGCCGCAATCGGTGAAGGCGCTTCAGTTTGCCGGCGTGCGCGTGTGCGAAGTGCGCGAGGGCGATGCGCTGCCGTTCTTCGAGCTCAGCGCAATCTGGCCGCACCGGTCCCGCCCAACGCTCGCCGACAAGTTCGCGGCGCTGTTGAGTCCGCGATGA
- a CDS encoding amidohydrolase family protein produces the protein MDLTLPATVADPFTALSMKSAAWLAREEPRITGIDSHAHIFVRGLPLATQRRHAPNYDATLDQYIDQLDGHGMSQGVLVQPSFLGVDNAFLAAVSKRYPRRFRGVAVVDPEVSDAELETLNAAHVVGARLNLIGLPLPGFQERRWSALLSRLNALRWHVEVQAHAADLPYVLDSLLAHRCTVVVDHFGRPDATLGANDPGFRHLLSKASSGDVWVKLSAAYRSGEGTCGTESGIALAGALLGAFGAQRLVWGSDWPHTQHRHLIDYAAAANALQQWIPDEATRRTILTTSAANLFRF, from the coding sequence ATGGACCTCACTCTGCCCGCAACCGTGGCCGATCCGTTCACTGCCCTCTCCATGAAGAGCGCCGCATGGCTCGCCAGAGAAGAGCCGCGCATCACCGGCATCGACTCGCATGCGCACATCTTCGTGCGGGGGCTGCCCCTCGCCACGCAGCGCCGTCACGCGCCCAACTACGACGCGACGCTCGATCAGTACATCGACCAGCTCGACGGGCACGGCATGTCTCAGGGCGTGCTCGTGCAGCCGAGCTTTCTCGGCGTCGACAACGCGTTTCTCGCGGCGGTGTCGAAGCGATATCCGCGGCGCTTTCGCGGTGTCGCTGTCGTGGACCCGGAAGTCAGCGACGCGGAACTCGAGACCCTGAATGCCGCACATGTCGTCGGGGCGCGCTTGAATCTGATCGGCCTGCCGCTGCCCGGCTTTCAAGAGCGCCGATGGTCGGCGCTCCTGTCGCGGCTCAACGCGCTGCGCTGGCATGTCGAAGTGCAGGCGCACGCGGCCGATCTGCCCTATGTGCTCGACTCGTTGCTCGCGCATCGCTGCACGGTCGTGGTCGATCACTTCGGCCGTCCGGATGCCACGCTCGGCGCGAACGATCCCGGTTTTCGCCATCTGTTGTCGAAGGCATCGTCCGGCGACGTATGGGTCAAGCTCTCCGCAGCCTATCGCAGCGGGGAAGGAACATGCGGCACGGAGAGCGGGATCGCGCTCGCAGGCGCACTGCTCGGCGCATTCGGTGCGCAACGGCTCGTATGGGGCAGCGACTGGCCGCATACGCAGCATCGTCACCTGATCGACTACGCCGCAGCCGCAAACGCGCTGCAACAGTGGATTCCCGACGAAGCCACCAGGCGGACGATTCTTACGACGTCGGCAGCGAATCTGTTTCGTTTCTAG
- a CDS encoding cysteine hydrolase family protein has protein sequence MIVIDVQQAFNDPSWGQRNNPSAETNIAALLAGWRKTQRPIIHIQHRSARLESLFHPDRPGFKVKPEAEPLSEEPVIYKDVNSAFIGTDLEQRLRTMGAKTLVIVGITTDHCVSTTTRMAGNFGFETYLVSDATATFERRGPDGNVFSAELMHETALASLHREFATVIDTASVLAGL, from the coding sequence TTGATCGTCATCGACGTGCAACAGGCATTCAACGATCCAAGCTGGGGCCAGCGCAACAATCCCTCGGCCGAAACCAACATCGCGGCGCTCCTTGCAGGCTGGAGAAAAACACAGCGGCCGATCATTCACATTCAACATCGTTCTGCGCGGCTGGAGAGCTTGTTTCATCCCGATCGCCCGGGCTTCAAGGTCAAGCCCGAAGCCGAACCGTTGTCCGAGGAGCCGGTTATTTACAAGGACGTGAATAGTGCGTTCATCGGCACCGATCTTGAACAGCGCTTGCGTACGATGGGTGCCAAGACGTTGGTGATCGTCGGCATTACGACCGATCACTGCGTATCGACCACGACGCGCATGGCCGGCAATTTCGGCTTCGAAACTTATCTCGTGTCGGATGCCACGGCAACGTTTGAGCGCCGTGGGCCAGACGGCAACGTTTTCAGCGCGGAGCTGATGCATGAGACAGCGCTAGCGAGCTTGCATCGGGAATTCGCAACGGTGATCGATACGGCGAGCGTCCTGGCCGGGTTGTAG
- a CDS encoding lipid A biosynthesis lauroyl acyltransferase, translated as MERLSLALIVALLRTLSVLPYKFVARLGMVVGTALYVLPSRRKHIVLVNLRLCFPEKTSDDHHKLARDHFRHVVRSYLERGIQWFGSAQSIQDIVQIESKIDLNAKEAPPTIFMGFHFVGIEVGCMLYSTHLPVASLYTRMSSAALCDLAKRQRGRFGAEMIERATSARKIVGLLRSGKPVMLAADMDQGVDNSVFVPFFGVPACTLTAVSRLARLGRARVVPFVTEVLPNYQGYKLTIFDPLLDFPSGSDEVDARRMNAFLEEQVVKFPEQYYWVHRRFKHRPPGMASVY; from the coding sequence TTGGAACGCCTCAGCCTTGCGCTCATCGTGGCGTTGCTCCGCACGCTTTCCGTGCTTCCTTACAAGTTTGTCGCAAGGCTCGGGATGGTTGTCGGCACTGCGTTGTATGTGCTTCCGAGCCGCCGCAAGCATATCGTCCTGGTGAACTTGCGTCTCTGCTTCCCCGAGAAGACTAGCGACGACCATCACAAGCTCGCAAGAGATCACTTTCGTCATGTTGTTCGCAGCTATCTCGAGCGAGGCATCCAGTGGTTTGGCAGTGCGCAGTCAATCCAGGATATCGTACAGATCGAAAGCAAAATTGATCTCAATGCCAAAGAAGCCCCGCCCACCATCTTCATGGGCTTTCACTTTGTGGGCATTGAGGTCGGCTGCATGCTTTACTCGACGCACCTCCCCGTCGCCTCCCTGTACACACGTATGTCAAGCGCAGCCCTATGCGACCTGGCCAAGCGGCAACGCGGCAGATTCGGCGCAGAGATGATCGAGCGCGCGACAAGTGCCAGAAAGATCGTGGGATTGTTGCGTTCCGGCAAACCGGTCATGCTCGCGGCGGATATGGACCAGGGCGTCGACAACTCCGTGTTTGTCCCTTTCTTCGGCGTTCCCGCCTGCACGCTCACGGCTGTTTCGCGTCTCGCGAGACTGGGGCGTGCGCGGGTTGTTCCCTTCGTGACTGAGGTGCTTCCGAATTATCAAGGGTATAAGTTGACCATTTTCGATCCGCTCCTGGACTTCCCATCGGGGAGCGATGAGGTCGACGCGCGTCGCATGAATGCGTTCCTTGAGGAACAGGTCGTTAAATTTCCCGAGCAGTATTACTGGGTGCACCGACGTTTCAAGCACCGACCACCGGGTATGGCATCGGTATATTGA
- a CDS encoding putative quinol monooxygenase, whose protein sequence is MIKHALFVKLEAKPGKEQAVADFLADGLEMTNQEATTPIWFALRLSPNTFGVFDAFASEEDRQAHLAGNMAQSLMARVEEMLARPPAVEAFDVLAMKNVLA, encoded by the coding sequence ATGATCAAGCACGCTTTATTTGTGAAACTGGAAGCCAAGCCCGGTAAGGAGCAGGCGGTAGCGGACTTTCTTGCCGACGGCTTGGAAATGACGAATCAGGAGGCAACGACGCCGATCTGGTTCGCCCTCAGGCTGTCGCCGAACACGTTCGGTGTCTTCGACGCTTTTGCGAGTGAAGAGGATCGCCAGGCGCACCTCGCCGGCAACATGGCACAGAGCCTGATGGCGCGGGTCGAAGAGATGCTGGCACGCCCGCCGGCGGTCGAGGCGTTCGACGTTCTGGCCATGAAAAACGTACTGGCCTGA
- a CDS encoding MFS transporter, with translation MRWYRDITSVEKRTLWSCFAGWALDGVDTQVFSLVIPSLLATWSISKGQAGLIGGATLVAGALGGLLAGILADRVGRVRALQITVIWFSLFTFLSAFAQSFDQLLALKTLQGIGFGGEWTAGAVLLSETMNPKHRGKAMGIVQSAWGFGWGGAVLLYMLVFSFVSPQWAWRVLFAIGLAPAVLVLYLRRNIVEPAREAQTARDDRGQRGVFSIAAGIFDPAVIRTTLVGALIGLGAHGGYHAITTWLPTYLKTERHLSVLGTGGYLAVVIVAFIVGCFVSAWLQDRIGRRWNVILFAVCCAVMVNIYTFLPVSDTTMLILSFPLGLFSAGIPATLGALFNELYPQGVRGTGVGFCYNFGRIASAGFPVLIGHMSSSMSLGAALGIDAGAAYGLVVIAALMLPETRGARMAASAQNGTVAEAPAASRS, from the coding sequence ATGCGCTGGTATCGGGACATCACGTCCGTCGAAAAGCGAACGCTGTGGAGCTGTTTCGCGGGCTGGGCACTCGACGGCGTCGACACGCAGGTCTTTTCCCTCGTCATTCCGTCGCTGCTGGCGACCTGGAGCATCAGCAAGGGCCAAGCAGGATTGATCGGCGGCGCGACGCTCGTCGCCGGTGCGCTCGGCGGCCTGCTCGCGGGCATTCTGGCTGACCGCGTGGGCCGTGTGCGGGCCCTGCAAATCACCGTCATCTGGTTCTCGCTGTTCACCTTTCTCAGCGCGTTCGCGCAAAGCTTCGACCAGTTGCTGGCGTTGAAGACGCTGCAAGGCATCGGCTTCGGCGGCGAGTGGACGGCTGGCGCCGTGCTCCTCAGCGAGACGATGAACCCGAAGCATCGCGGCAAGGCGATGGGTATCGTGCAGAGCGCATGGGGCTTCGGGTGGGGCGGAGCGGTGCTGCTTTATATGCTGGTCTTTTCGTTCGTGTCGCCGCAATGGGCCTGGCGGGTGCTGTTCGCGATCGGTCTCGCGCCCGCGGTGCTCGTGTTGTACTTGCGCCGCAACATTGTCGAGCCGGCGCGCGAGGCGCAGACCGCGCGCGACGATCGTGGTCAGCGCGGCGTCTTCAGCATTGCCGCCGGTATTTTCGACCCAGCGGTGATTCGCACGACCCTTGTCGGCGCTCTGATCGGACTCGGCGCGCACGGCGGCTATCACGCAATCACCACCTGGCTGCCGACTTACCTCAAGACCGAGCGACACCTGTCGGTGCTGGGTACGGGCGGTTATCTGGCAGTCGTCATCGTCGCGTTCATCGTGGGATGTTTCGTGAGCGCCTGGTTGCAGGACCGCATCGGGCGTCGCTGGAATGTGATCCTCTTTGCGGTTTGCTGCGCGGTGATGGTCAATATCTACACGTTCCTGCCGGTCAGCGACACCACCATGTTGATCCTGAGCTTTCCGCTCGGGCTGTTCTCGGCGGGCATTCCCGCGACGCTCGGCGCCCTCTTCAACGAACTGTATCCGCAAGGCGTGCGCGGCACGGGCGTCGGATTCTGCTACAACTTCGGCCGCATCGCATCAGCCGGCTTTCCGGTGCTGATCGGCCACATGAGCAGTTCGATGTCGCTGGGCGCGGCGCTTGGCATCGACGCGGGCGCGGCTTATGGCCTCGTCGTCATCGCTGCCCTGATGCTGCCCGAGACACGCGGCGCTCGCATGGCGGCCTCTGCGCAAAACGGCACGGTCGCCGAGGCTCCTGCCGCTTCCCGCAGCTGA
- a CDS encoding isocitrate lyase/PEP mutase family protein codes for MSISSTARRAAFRAKVAERQGLLVPGAFNAMSARVIEDAGFEALYLTGAGVTNMSLGLPDLGFVGLHEIAEHTARVRDAVALPLIVDADTGFGNALNVRQTVRVLERSGADVIQFEDQVMPKKCGHFSGKEVVSVSEMAGKIRAAVDAREDGNLQIMARTDSAAVHGIEDAIERGHRFIEAGADILFIEAIESLADITRLPSLFDRPQLINIVIGGKTPVQTREALASLGYGIVLYANAALQGAVLGMQRALGALREHGRLDEDASLVAPFSERQRLVNKPLYDKLDREYAVKDE; via the coding sequence ATGTCTATTTCGTCCACTGCTCGCCGCGCAGCGTTTCGCGCCAAGGTCGCAGAACGCCAGGGCCTTCTCGTACCGGGTGCTTTCAACGCAATGAGCGCGCGCGTCATAGAGGACGCTGGCTTCGAAGCGCTCTATCTGACCGGTGCGGGCGTGACCAACATGTCACTCGGCCTTCCCGATCTCGGTTTTGTCGGCTTGCACGAAATCGCGGAACATACCGCACGAGTCCGCGACGCCGTCGCGCTGCCGTTGATCGTCGATGCCGACACCGGCTTCGGCAATGCGCTCAACGTGCGTCAGACCGTGCGCGTGCTCGAGCGCAGCGGCGCTGACGTCATCCAGTTCGAAGATCAGGTCATGCCGAAGAAATGCGGCCACTTCTCGGGCAAAGAAGTGGTTAGCGTGAGTGAGATGGCCGGCAAGATCCGCGCTGCGGTCGATGCCCGCGAAGACGGCAACCTACAGATCATGGCGCGCACCGACTCGGCTGCCGTGCACGGCATCGAAGACGCGATCGAGCGCGGCCATCGCTTCATCGAAGCCGGCGCGGACATTCTGTTTATCGAGGCCATCGAATCGCTCGCCGACATCACGCGTCTGCCGTCGCTGTTCGATAGGCCGCAATTGATCAACATCGTGATCGGCGGCAAGACGCCGGTGCAAACGCGTGAAGCGCTCGCCAGCCTCGGCTATGGGATCGTGCTGTACGCGAACGCAGCGCTGCAAGGTGCGGTACTCGGCATGCAGCGAGCGCTCGGCGCGTTGCGCGAACATGGCCGATTGGATGAAGACGCCTCCCTGGTCGCACCATTCAGCGAACGCCAGCGCCTTGTGAACAAGCCGCTCTACGACAAGCTCGATCGCGAGTACGCCGTAAAGGACGAGTGA
- a CDS encoding DNA polymerase II encodes MTEFEQGFILTRHWRDTPDGIEIEFWLATGRGPRRVRLRPQDAVAFIPAEQRDEAERVLAGESGTELRPLALHDFRQRPVVGLYCRRYRHLGALQKRLTREGVDVYESDVQPPDRYTMERFITAPVVFRGVPAADGVISDAELKSADDYRPALRCVSLDIETSARGELYSIALEGCGQRQVFMLGPANGDAGDLDFDFEYCDSRPALLERLNDWFEQHDPDVIIGWNLVQFDLRVLHAHAEQYRVPLRLGRGGSVLDWRAHGQQPDRFFAGAAGRLVIDGIDALKSATWTFPSFSLEYVAQSLLGEGKAIDDPYGRMEEIQRRFDHDKPALAHYNLKDCELVTRIFEKTDLLSFMLERATVTGLAADRTGGSVAAFTHLYLPRMHRLGYVAPNLGDVTGQTSPGGFVMDSRPGLYDSVLVFDYKSLYPSIIRSFLIDPVGLIEGLAHPGDDESVPGFLGARFSRTRHCLPDIVRRVWDGRDIAKRERNQPLSQALKIIMNAFYGVLGSTGCRFFDPRLASSITMRGHEIMHRTRELIESHGYEVIYGDTDSTFVWLKEPHTDDEAARKGRAIVEHVNRWWKTHLHERFGLESALELQYERHYRRFLMPTIRGAEEGSKKRYAGLAVTPEGSEEVVFKGLETVRTDWTPLAQQFQRELYRLVFMREPYQDFIRDYVRRTLAGKLDALLVYRKRVRRPLAEYARNVPPHVRAARIADAFNEAHGRPLQYQRGGWISYMMTTAGPEPLESRRSPIDYAFYVSRQLQPVADAILPFLRDDFETVISGQERLFEG; translated from the coding sequence TTGACGGAGTTCGAGCAGGGTTTCATCCTCACCCGCCACTGGCGGGATACCCCGGACGGCATCGAGATCGAGTTCTGGCTGGCGACCGGACGCGGTCCGCGCCGGGTGCGGTTGCGCCCGCAGGATGCCGTCGCGTTCATTCCAGCCGAACAGCGTGACGAGGCCGAGCGCGTGCTGGCGGGCGAAAGCGGCACCGAGCTGCGTCCGCTCGCGCTGCACGACTTCCGTCAGCGGCCGGTCGTCGGTCTCTATTGCCGGCGGTATCGTCATTTGGGCGCGTTGCAGAAGCGTTTGACTCGGGAGGGCGTCGACGTCTACGAATCCGACGTGCAGCCGCCGGACCGCTACACGATGGAGCGGTTCATCACGGCGCCCGTGGTGTTTCGCGGTGTGCCGGCCGCCGATGGCGTCATCTCCGACGCCGAGCTGAAGTCCGCGGACGACTATCGTCCCGCGTTGCGATGCGTGTCGCTCGACATCGAGACCAGCGCGCGCGGCGAACTTTATTCGATCGCGCTGGAAGGCTGCGGGCAGCGGCAGGTGTTCATGCTGGGGCCTGCCAATGGCGACGCTGGGGACCTCGACTTCGATTTCGAGTACTGCGATAGCCGGCCCGCGCTGCTCGAGCGGCTCAACGACTGGTTCGAGCAACACGACCCGGACGTGATCATCGGCTGGAACCTCGTCCAGTTCGACTTGCGCGTGCTGCACGCGCATGCCGAGCAGTATCGCGTTCCATTGCGGCTCGGACGCGGCGGCAGCGTGCTCGACTGGCGCGCGCACGGCCAGCAGCCCGATCGCTTCTTCGCGGGCGCCGCGGGGCGCCTCGTGATCGACGGCATCGACGCGTTGAAGTCCGCTACCTGGACCTTTCCGTCGTTCAGCCTCGAATACGTCGCGCAGTCGCTGCTGGGCGAAGGCAAGGCGATCGACGATCCGTATGGGCGCATGGAGGAAATCCAGCGCCGTTTCGATCACGACAAGCCCGCGCTCGCGCACTACAACCTGAAGGATTGCGAGCTCGTCACGCGCATCTTCGAAAAGACGGATCTGCTCTCGTTCATGCTCGAACGCGCGACCGTCACCGGCCTCGCGGCCGACCGCACGGGCGGATCGGTCGCGGCCTTCACGCATCTCTACCTGCCGAGAATGCATCGGCTCGGCTACGTCGCGCCGAACCTCGGCGACGTGACGGGGCAAACGAGCCCCGGCGGCTTCGTCATGGATTCGCGTCCGGGCCTCTACGATTCGGTGCTCGTGTTCGACTACAAGAGCCTGTACCCGTCGATCATCCGCTCGTTCCTGATCGATCCGGTCGGGCTGATCGAGGGCCTGGCTCACCCCGGCGACGATGAATCCGTGCCCGGCTTTCTCGGCGCGCGTTTCTCGCGTACGCGCCATTGCCTGCCGGACATCGTGCGGCGCGTCTGGGACGGCCGCGACATCGCGAAACGCGAGCGCAACCAGCCGCTGTCGCAGGCCCTGAAAATCATCATGAATGCGTTCTACGGCGTGCTGGGTTCGACCGGCTGCCGGTTCTTCGATCCGCGACTCGCGTCGTCGATCACGATGCGCGGCCACGAAATCATGCACAGAACGCGCGAGCTCATCGAATCGCACGGCTACGAGGTGATCTACGGCGACACGGATTCGACCTTCGTCTGGCTGAAGGAGCCGCATACCGATGACGAAGCCGCGCGCAAGGGACGCGCGATCGTCGAGCACGTGAATCGCTGGTGGAAGACGCACTTGCACGAGCGCTTCGGTTTGGAGAGCGCACTGGAGCTGCAGTACGAGCGGCACTACCGGCGTTTCCTGATGCCGACCATTCGCGGTGCGGAGGAGGGCAGCAAGAAGCGCTATGCGGGCCTCGCGGTCACGCCGGAAGGTAGCGAAGAGGTCGTGTTCAAGGGCCTCGAGACGGTCCGCACCGATTGGACGCCGCTCGCCCAGCAGTTTCAGCGGGAGCTGTACCGGCTCGTCTTCATGCGGGAACCGTATCAGGACTTTATCCGCGACTACGTCCGCCGCACGCTGGCCGGCAAGCTCGACGCGCTGCTCGTCTATCGCAAGCGCGTGCGCCGTCCGCTCGCCGAATACGCGCGCAACGTGCCGCCGCATGTGCGCGCGGCGCGCATCGCCGATGCGTTCAACGAAGCGCACGGCCGCCCGCTGCAATATCAGCGCGGCGGGTGGATCAGCTACATGATGACGACGGCCGGCCCGGAGCCGCTCGAAAGCAGGCGCTCGCCGATCGACTACGCGTTCTATGTGAGCCGCCAGCTCCAGCCCGTCGCCGACGCGATCCTGCCGTTTCTGCGCGACGACTTCGAGACCGTGATTTCCGGGCAAGAGCGGCTGTTCGAGGGTTAG
- a CDS encoding DUF1488 domain-containing protein: MGKSDVTLNFPNPSRTYDVSRHCVCFWGYDNSSREITFLVDDAMLAKLNSDMGSGEPALLAAFDRNRERILALARDLYKGGPQIRYTIS; this comes from the coding sequence ATGGGCAAAAGTGACGTGACACTCAACTTTCCTAATCCCAGTCGCACCTACGACGTTTCCAGACACTGTGTGTGCTTCTGGGGCTACGACAATTCTTCTCGCGAGATTACCTTTCTGGTCGACGATGCGATGCTGGCGAAACTGAACTCTGACATGGGTTCCGGCGAGCCCGCCTTGCTTGCGGCCTTCGACCGCAATCGCGAGCGGATTTTGGCACTCGCCAGAGACCTTTATAAGGGTGGTCCCCAGATCAGGTACACGATCTCGTGA